The Candidatus Sulfotelmatobacter sp. genome has a window encoding:
- a CDS encoding RHS repeat-associated core domain-containing protein, with protein sequence MLVFAGSFQLTAVAQTGPSQTLADQLGSIPYQSYHGGDIDSVNLSNGRVSVHVPLISYPQRGGLLKENFSLVNGSNALQVQEICTPPPDVSCLYEWDAGSSKSQAGAGVSATVFAVDDQAPGAGVVQVKGNVLPGGTQNYYYYGRLFGSDGTSHLVGQTSGVWETTNTSLTNAAFRAIDGTGYSFAVDGSGNWTTTDAAGVKYYQGGASGVPTVWKEDPNGNQVTRATGGIIDTMGRNIPSIPNTTSPPSDSSSCPQGGTLLPINFATVWTLPGLNGGSFQVKFCYALVTVNIPPLTIDTEQVNQYPGNPHGVNTLQSVVFLANNTAWSFEYNDVDGTSYKNLPVNYGSLTKITLPTGGTISYTYSTLTGGHDIGSRWAASRIVNANDGTGNHTWTYAYNPNSPITTTVTDPLLNDTVHTFTLAGSGTEFETSTQFFLGPKANNAVLKTVATQYNYIIDYGAGDAAAAFPTSITTTWPNGQASQVTKTYDGGFSFYNAAQNSTGPYGKVISEAESDYTTNGTYPKLRSTATSYMFQNSSNYLNNNMLNLVSSVQVSDGNANQLSYATYNYDENTPSSSGITTQHDSNPPGGSYRGNRTSVHMWLNSGTFTCPGGGSGGSGGYLISKTTFFDTGMVNAASDPCANSTSYLYSSTYAGAFPTTVTNALQQQTTNVYDFNTGLKTSTTDPNQLTTSYTFDSMWRLYQANHPDNALDTITRQESTYPFTATLTSTINTGQNTIPLTVFDGLGRTSQTQHTSDPQGIVYIDNTYDALGRVASVSNPYRTGTDATSSPGTTTYSYDPLGRKTLETLPDGSTITTAYCGANTLVTDPTGKWRRSRVDGLGHLVEVDEPNSATATVLSTGCTGTNEPIWVTSYTVDALGNLKQVVQNGSHTRTFTYDSLSRLLTSSNPEVGSITYTYNPDGTVLTKKDARAITATYAYDKLHRETGVTYSNGDPALIFTYDGTNCLSLTACQNIGHRTGMTDGGGSEAWAYQVDKANNRSIHREQRATNSSPSNITKTTTYYLDLAGNVTQIVYPTGRTINYSYDSANRPSNATDASNGITYATGWKTPPGSTNCTASAVCYTPQGSIYALSIGQTTSFTGFNTLETFTNRLQPSEIKASSTAGTAIDITYNFALSTSHNAGHVYQITNNLNSSRTQTYTYDQLNRISSAGTSSTTGTYCWGFQYSYDAWGNLLSQAGWSPTYNSCTEATMGFVTADAYNHISGLTYDASGNTQSDGSYTYTWDGESQLKSAAGVTYAYDGDGRRVAKVGSKLYWYGSGGEILSETDAAGNTQNEYIFFGGKRVAMVPAAGGALYYAEDLLGSARVIVQSNGTLCYDADFTPFGGERAYTTTCAQNYKFEGKERDTETQNDDFGARYYSSRLGRWLSSDWSAVPVPVPYANLTNPQTLNLYAMVADDPESFADLDGHGDATAAPNGGLTPGGQADDCAHDQQKCGAQQQNQTSQNQNAQAQNPVVQVVQDTVVGGAKEVANTVIDAANTVNKPIDALLSNFTSFQFGQMSEYQGSTSGEKSAMAGVFIASFFTGAGEEKAATKIGTITADAEKLYPKLAGKFQEHHIIPQYLGGAKDGATARIPAAYHQLITNEFRALAPYGQKIQRTAEEVGRILQQVYSKYPLP encoded by the coding sequence ATGCTAGTATTCGCTGGAAGCTTTCAGCTAACCGCCGTCGCACAAACTGGGCCTTCCCAAACGTTGGCCGATCAACTGGGGTCCATTCCTTATCAGTCCTATCACGGCGGTGATATCGACAGCGTCAATTTATCCAACGGTCGAGTCTCGGTTCACGTTCCGTTAATCTCTTATCCTCAGCGTGGCGGATTGCTCAAGGAAAATTTTTCACTCGTCAACGGAAGCAACGCTCTACAGGTGCAAGAAATCTGCACCCCGCCGCCGGATGTTTCGTGCCTTTACGAATGGGACGCGGGTAGCTCAAAATCTCAAGCGGGAGCAGGAGTGAGTGCTACTGTATTCGCGGTGGACGACCAGGCACCCGGTGCCGGTGTGGTACAGGTAAAAGGAAACGTCTTGCCTGGAGGAACGCAGAATTATTACTACTACGGGCGACTGTTTGGGTCCGATGGAACCTCCCACTTGGTAGGGCAGACAAGCGGAGTTTGGGAAACAACTAACACATCTCTGACGAATGCAGCCTTCCGGGCCATAGACGGGACAGGGTACAGCTTTGCGGTCGATGGTTCGGGCAATTGGACCACTACGGACGCCGCAGGGGTCAAATACTATCAAGGCGGAGCGTCCGGCGTTCCAACCGTGTGGAAAGAAGACCCAAACGGCAATCAGGTGACGAGAGCCACCGGTGGCATCATCGACACTATGGGGAGAAACATCCCCTCCATTCCAAACACAACATCCCCGCCCAGTGACTCAAGCTCATGCCCGCAGGGCGGAACGCTTCTGCCCATCAACTTTGCGACTGTGTGGACGTTGCCGGGATTGAACGGAGGGAGTTTTCAGGTCAAGTTTTGCTATGCCCTGGTAACTGTAAATATCCCGCCCCTCACAATTGACACTGAACAAGTCAACCAATACCCCGGCAACCCGCATGGAGTCAACACGCTTCAGAGCGTCGTGTTCCTCGCAAACAACACTGCCTGGAGTTTCGAATACAACGACGTGGACGGAACATCGTATAAGAACCTTCCGGTTAATTACGGTAGTCTGACCAAGATCACCCTGCCCACGGGCGGAACAATCTCCTACACGTACAGCACCCTGACGGGCGGCCACGATATTGGTAGCCGCTGGGCAGCCAGTCGCATCGTAAACGCAAACGACGGGACCGGAAACCACACATGGACTTATGCCTACAATCCTAACAGCCCGATCACCACAACCGTCACTGATCCTCTTCTGAATGATACTGTTCACACATTCACCCTAGCGGGTAGCGGCACGGAGTTCGAAACCAGTACTCAATTCTTTCTAGGACCAAAGGCCAACAATGCCGTGCTAAAGACCGTTGCTACTCAGTACAACTACATCATCGACTACGGCGCCGGTGACGCGGCTGCCGCATTTCCCACTAGCATCACAACGACCTGGCCGAATGGTCAGGCGAGTCAAGTTACAAAGACTTACGACGGCGGATTCAGCTTTTACAATGCGGCTCAAAATAGCACCGGGCCTTACGGCAAAGTCATCTCAGAGGCCGAGTCCGACTACACTACCAATGGCACCTACCCTAAGCTGCGCTCGACCGCGACCAGTTACATGTTCCAGAATAGTTCTAACTACCTGAATAACAACATGCTCAACTTGGTGAGCAGCGTTCAGGTGTCGGACGGTAACGCCAACCAGCTCTCCTACGCGACCTACAATTACGACGAAAACACCCCATCCTCTTCTGGCATCACGACCCAGCACGATTCCAATCCGCCCGGCGGAAGCTACCGAGGCAATCGCACTTCGGTTCACATGTGGCTCAACTCCGGGACGTTTACCTGCCCGGGCGGCGGTTCCGGCGGTTCCGGCGGATACCTCATCAGCAAAACGACGTTCTTCGACACTGGCATGGTCAACGCAGCTAGCGACCCTTGCGCTAATTCCACCAGCTATCTTTATTCATCGACTTACGCTGGAGCTTTTCCCACCACTGTCACGAACGCCCTGCAACAACAGACAACCAACGTTTACGACTTCAATACGGGTCTCAAAACATCGACGACGGACCCCAATCAACTCACCACGAGTTACACCTTCGACTCAATGTGGCGCTTGTATCAGGCCAATCACCCTGATAATGCCCTCGACACAATCACCCGCCAGGAATCGACGTACCCATTCACCGCGACCCTGACCTCCACGATCAATACCGGTCAGAACACCATCCCTCTCACCGTGTTTGACGGCCTGGGACGGACCAGCCAGACTCAGCACACTTCTGACCCGCAAGGCATCGTTTACATCGACAACACTTATGACGCGCTCGGGCGGGTTGCGTCTGTTTCCAATCCGTATCGGACCGGCACCGATGCCACGAGCAGCCCCGGCACGACAACGTACTCGTACGATCCGCTGGGTCGCAAGACCCTGGAAACCCTTCCTGATGGTTCTACCATCACCACTGCGTACTGTGGCGCGAACACACTTGTCACCGACCCCACTGGCAAGTGGCGGCGCAGCCGCGTCGATGGCCTTGGTCACCTCGTTGAGGTTGATGAGCCCAATTCCGCCACCGCGACCGTGCTCTCAACGGGATGCACAGGGACCAACGAGCCCATTTGGGTCACTTCTTACACAGTTGATGCCCTCGGAAATCTCAAGCAGGTGGTGCAGAACGGCTCTCACACGCGCACGTTCACCTACGACTCACTGTCGCGCCTGCTTACCTCGAGCAATCCGGAAGTGGGCTCGATTACCTACACCTATAACCCTGACGGTACCGTGCTTACTAAGAAAGACGCGCGCGCTATCACGGCGACCTATGCCTACGACAAACTGCATCGCGAAACCGGAGTCACCTATTCGAACGGCGATCCGGCGCTCATATTCACCTATGATGGCACAAACTGCCTCAGCCTCACCGCTTGCCAGAATATCGGACATCGCACCGGTATGACCGACGGCGGCGGCTCCGAGGCGTGGGCCTATCAGGTCGACAAGGCTAACAACCGTAGCATCCACCGCGAGCAGCGCGCTACAAACAGTTCTCCCAGCAACATCACCAAGACCACTACCTACTATCTCGATCTCGCGGGCAACGTGACCCAGATCGTCTACCCCACGGGACGAACGATTAACTACAGCTACGACTCGGCCAACCGGCCAAGCAACGCCACAGACGCTTCCAACGGGATTACCTACGCAACTGGCTGGAAGACTCCGCCCGGCAGTACGAACTGTACGGCGAGCGCCGTCTGTTACACGCCGCAAGGCAGCATCTATGCGTTGAGCATTGGCCAAACCACATCTTTCACCGGCTTCAATACTCTCGAAACCTTCACCAACCGGCTGCAGCCAAGCGAGATCAAAGCGTCGTCCACAGCGGGCACCGCCATCGATATTACTTACAACTTTGCCCTCTCAACGAGCCACAACGCAGGGCACGTCTACCAGATCACGAATAATCTGAACTCCAGCCGCACCCAAACATATACGTATGATCAGCTAAACCGGATCAGTTCCGCAGGGACCTCGTCAACCACCGGCACGTACTGCTGGGGATTTCAATATTCCTACGATGCCTGGGGGAATCTGCTTTCCCAGGCTGGATGGTCACCCACCTACAACAGTTGCACCGAGGCGACGATGGGCTTTGTCACTGCCGACGCATACAACCACATCAGCGGCTTGACCTACGATGCCTCCGGCAATACACAGAGCGATGGCAGCTACACTTACACTTGGGACGGCGAGAGTCAGCTTAAGAGTGCCGCTGGTGTTACCTACGCCTATGACGGTGACGGACGCCGTGTTGCCAAGGTCGGCAGCAAACTTTATTGGTATGGCTCGGGAGGGGAAATTCTTTCCGAGACCGATGCCGCGGGCAACACGCAGAACGAATACATTTTCTTCGGCGGTAAGCGGGTGGCGATGGTGCCGGCCGCAGGCGGCGCTCTGTACTATGCCGAAGATCTGCTGGGCAGCGCGCGCGTCATTGTGCAGTCGAACGGGACGCTGTGCTACGACGCCGACTTCACTCCCTTCGGTGGAGAGCGCGCTTACACTACGACCTGCGCCCAGAACTACAAGTTCGAAGGCAAGGAGCGTGACACCGAAACCCAAAATGACGACTTTGGTGCACGCTACTATTCCTCGCGCCTTGGCCGCTGGCTGAGTTCCGATTGGTCGGCGGTGCCCGTGCCGGTGCCGTATGCGAATCTGACCAACCCGCAGACCCTGAACCTGTATGCTATGGTGGCGGACGATCCGGAGTCGTTCGCGGACTTGGATGGGCATGGCGACGCTACGGCGGCTCCGAATGGCGGACTGACTCCTGGTGGGCAGGCCGATGACTGCGCCCACGATCAGCAGAAGTGTGGAGCGCAGCAACAAAACCAGACCTCTCAGAATCAGAACGCGCAGGCGCAAAATCCGGTGGTGCAGGTTGTCCAGGACACCGTTGTCGGCGGAGCGAAAGAAGTTGCTAACACGGTCATAGATGCAGCAAACACCGTGAACAAGCCAATTGACGCGCTGCTTTCCAACTTCACGAGCTTCCAGTTTGGACAGATGTCGGAATACCAAGGTTCCACTTCTGGTGAGAAGAGCGCGATGGCTGGCGTGTTCATAGCCAGCTTCTTTACCGGTGCTGGCGAGGAGAAGGCCGCAACTAAGATCGGGACTATAACCGCCGATGCAGAAAAGCTGTATCCCAAACTGGCCGGCAAGTTCCAAGAGCACCACATCATTCCTCAATATCTGGGAGGAGCGAAAGACGGGGCAACTGCGCGCATACCTGCCGCCTACCACCAACTGATCACCAACGAGTTCAGAGCACTCGCTCCGTACGGACAGAAGATACAACGCACAGCGGAGGAAGTGGGGCGAATCCTCCAGCAGGTTTACTCGAAGTATCCGCTCCCTTAG
- a CDS encoding RHS repeat-associated core domain-containing protein — protein MAGPCRSGKILAETDAAGNTQNEYIFFGGKRVAMVPATGSALYYAEDLLGSSRVIVQSNGTLCYDADFTPFGAERAYTTSCAQNYKFEGKERDTETQNDDFGARYYSSRLGRWLSSDWSAVPVPVPYANLTNPQTLNLYAMVADDPESFGDLDGHGDTTAAPNGGLTPDGQVNDCAHDQQMCGAQQQNQNTQGQAQNANTMPFPVAPELPALGKIVTTALDAVAGAVTSTTVAVAGAFAYLVGPGTSNVCTCSTDQPQAKTSGGPKAADAPGVTAGGQATDVHGNKRGPSGKPQVNETNSNTREGARNRTLGQGSGAVEHTNPAVGKPHFHPTDREGNKKPNSTHNNYPED, from the coding sequence GTGGCGGGTCCTTGCCGTTCTGGGAAAATTCTGGCCGAGACCGATGCCGCAGGCAACACGCAGAACGAATACATTTTCTTCGGCGGCAAGCGGGTGGCGATGGTGCCGGCCACAGGCAGCGCTCTGTACTATGCCGAAGACCTGCTGGGCAGCTCGCGCGTCATTGTGCAATCGAACGGGACGCTGTGCTACGACGCCGATTTCACTCCCTTCGGTGCGGAACGTGCCTATACCACCAGCTGCGCCCAGAACTACAAGTTCGAAGGCAAGGAGCGTGACACCGAAACCCAAAACGACGACTTTGGTGCACGCTACTATTCTTCGCGCCTTGGCCGCTGGCTGAGTTCGGACTGGTCGGCTGTGCCCGTGCCGGTTCCGTATGCGAATCTGACCAACCCGCAGACCCTGAACCTGTATGCTATGGTGGCGGACGATCCAGAATCGTTTGGGGATTTGGACGGTCATGGCGACACTACGGCGGCTCCGAATGGCGGCTTGACTCCTGATGGGCAGGTTAATGACTGCGCCCACGATCAGCAGATGTGTGGAGCGCAGCAGCAAAACCAGAATACGCAAGGACAGGCGCAAAATGCGAACACCATGCCCTTCCCCGTTGCCCCAGAACTGCCGGCCCTTGGCAAGATCGTGACCACAGCTCTAGACGCAGTGGCAGGTGCAGTAACATCAACAACAGTGGCTGTGGCCGGTGCATTCGCCTACCTCGTCGGTCCGGGCACATCGAACGTCTGCACCTGTTCGACAGATCAGCCGCAGGCGAAGACGAGCGGCGGCCCAAAAGCTGCCGATGCACCCGGTGTGACAGCTGGCGGCCAAGCCACGGACGTCCATGGAAACAAGCGGGGGCCGAGCGGCAAGCCTCAGGTCAACGAGACAAATAGCAATACTCGCGAAGGCGCAAGAAACAGGACGCTGGGCCAGGGCTCAGGCGCGGTTGAGCACACTAATCCTGCTGTGGGCAAGCCGCACTTCCATCCCACCGATCGCGAAGGAAACAAGAAGCCGAACAGCACCCATAACAACTACCCCGAGGACTGA
- a CDS encoding SDR family oxidoreductase has translation MRGLKDKRILITGGASGIGAATAARFLEEGSRVCVLDRDATACGQIRHELAALGEAGLTAAIVADVTDLMQVEAAFAEAIRVMDGVDVVVNNAGISIRHKFLDITPEEWDRVIAVNLTGVFYVAQTAARHMCERYSVGRDSVEHDPVERASVGRDSVKRGSGVILQTASTNGVMGYPYYADYNATKAGVIELTRSMALELAPKVRVCAVAPGYVLTPMQRAEYSDAMLAEVNAKIPLGRHATPAEIAGLFAYLASDDAAYATGHVYTMDGGETAGGLASR, from the coding sequence ATGAGAGGACTTAAAGACAAACGCATTCTTATTACTGGCGGCGCGAGTGGGATTGGTGCGGCTACGGCTGCGCGCTTTCTTGAGGAGGGGTCGCGGGTGTGCGTGCTTGATCGCGACGCTACGGCTTGCGGGCAGATTCGGCACGAACTGGCGGCGCTCGGAGAAGCGGGCCTAACCGCGGCAATCGTGGCCGACGTTACCGACCTGATGCAGGTGGAGGCTGCGTTTGCCGAGGCTATCCGGGTTATGGATGGCGTCGACGTGGTGGTCAACAATGCGGGCATCAGCATTCGGCATAAGTTTCTCGACATCACTCCGGAAGAGTGGGATCGCGTCATCGCCGTGAACCTGACGGGCGTCTTTTATGTTGCGCAGACTGCGGCGCGGCACATGTGCGAGCGTTACTCCGTCGGACGTGATTCGGTCGAGCATGATCCCGTCGAGCGTGCTTCGGTCGGGCGTGATTCGGTTAAACGGGGCAGCGGCGTGATTCTGCAAACTGCGTCGACCAATGGCGTGATGGGATATCCGTACTACGCCGACTACAACGCGACGAAAGCCGGAGTGATTGAGCTGACACGGTCGATGGCGCTGGAACTGGCTCCGAAGGTGCGCGTGTGCGCCGTGGCTCCGGGATATGTGTTGACGCCGATGCAGCGGGCGGAATATTCCGACGCCATGCTGGCGGAGGTGAATGCGAAGATTCCGCTGGGGCGGCATGCGACGCCCGCCGAGATTGCCGGGCTGTTTGCTTATCTGGCGTCAGACGACGCGGCGTACGCTACGGGGCATGTGTACACGATGGATGGAGGAGAGACCGCGGGGGGACTGGCGAGCCGGTGA
- a CDS encoding PilZ domain-containing protein produces the protein MESTLEQLDIEMVNCHSGQEALELVMTGCASTLIVDFDLPGAEEVIRMAALLPPGQKPTLLAVASRAWPGTGQAFQSGASRILYRPIESEQLKEALKSELKSELKSGKKSHKPSRRKSDRYEVKTLVYLGVESGTLSAVSIDIGEHGLAVQATEPVPMSSNLAFRCLLPGTDITLQGHADVMWASDQGRAGLFFSKLSPVARKHLKHWLSSRNSHSKDKNKNNKNKDQHDLRDLMPPADANVTFSATE, from the coding sequence ATGGAGTCGACCCTCGAACAACTCGATATCGAGATGGTGAACTGCCACTCGGGCCAGGAAGCGCTCGAACTGGTCATGACCGGTTGCGCCTCCACGCTGATCGTCGACTTTGATTTGCCGGGGGCGGAAGAAGTCATTCGCATGGCCGCGCTATTGCCCCCGGGGCAAAAGCCGACTTTGCTGGCGGTGGCGAGCCGCGCCTGGCCGGGCACGGGACAGGCTTTCCAATCGGGCGCCAGCCGCATCCTTTACCGGCCCATCGAGAGCGAGCAGCTCAAAGAGGCGCTGAAGTCCGAACTGAAGTCCGAGCTAAAGTCCGGCAAGAAATCCCACAAACCCAGCCGCCGCAAGTCCGACCGTTACGAAGTCAAGACTCTGGTCTATTTGGGTGTCGAAAGCGGAACTCTTTCCGCCGTCAGCATCGATATTGGCGAGCACGGACTGGCCGTTCAGGCCACCGAGCCGGTTCCCATGAGTTCGAACCTGGCATTTCGCTGCCTACTGCCCGGCACCGACATTACGCTGCAAGGGCACGCCGATGTGATGTGGGCGAGCGATCAGGGCCGCGCCGGACTTTTCTTTTCCAAGCTTAGCCCCGTCGCGCGCAAACACCTGAAGCACTGGCTCAGCAGCCGCAACTCTCACAGCAAAGACAAGAATAAGAATAACAAGAATAAAGACCAGCACGACCTGCGCGACCTGATGCCGCCCGCCGACGCCAACGTGACTTTTTCGGCTACGGAATAG
- a CDS encoding zinc ribbon domain-containing protein, with amino-acid sequence MAFCNSCGAALDAGTKFCNKCGAAVAAAPAAPAVTPMASAPAPVPASTGGGGALKIVLIVIAIIVGLGILSVGAFSFFVYRIAHSAHVSQNGEDVKIDTPFGSVNSSKDPAQVAKDLGVDIYPGAEAQKNGNATMTFGNVRTVTASFTSGDALDKVCDFYKSKFPNAMTTSADQNRCTVISNDHKNMITIALEAHGDTTKITISNVTKKSSD; translated from the coding sequence ATGGCGTTCTGTAATTCCTGCGGCGCAGCTCTGGATGCGGGGACGAAATTCTGCAACAAGTGCGGCGCGGCCGTTGCGGCTGCGCCCGCTGCTCCTGCCGTAACACCAATGGCGTCTGCACCTGCGCCGGTTCCGGCATCGACCGGAGGCGGCGGCGCGCTCAAAATCGTTCTCATCGTGATCGCGATCATTGTCGGCCTTGGCATCCTGAGTGTGGGAGCCTTCAGTTTCTTCGTATATCGCATTGCCCATAGCGCCCACGTTTCGCAGAATGGCGAGGACGTGAAAATCGACACCCCCTTCGGCAGCGTCAACTCTTCCAAAGACCCGGCCCAGGTGGCCAAAGATTTGGGCGTGGATATCTATCCGGGCGCGGAGGCTCAGAAGAACGGCAATGCCACGATGACTTTTGGAAACGTTCGCACCGTCACCGCCAGCTTCACCAGCGGCGATGCGCTCGACAAAGTCTGCGACTTTTATAAATCGAAATTTCCGAATGCGATGACGACATCCGCCGACCAGAACCGCTGTACCGTCATCTCAAACGACCATAAGAACATGATCACGATCGCCCTCGAGGCCCACGGCGACACCACCAAAATCACGATCAGCAACGTAACCAAAAAGTCCAGCGACTGA